In Beijerinckia indica subsp. indica ATCC 9039, the genomic window CTATCTATAGGTCAAGGCAGACAAGAGCCTTGCAATGTCACTCGGGCGGAAAAGCGATAATATCAGATCGATAGAAAGAGTTTTCCACATCCAGGATGTCGCGGCCGGCTGACAAAGATGTGAAATTCCCAGCAATCGGTTTCGCCGCATCCTGTTCGCTGCCATAACCGCAACGGTCATAGTAAATGACCGTTGGACCACTCTTGAATTTTCGCTTTTTCAAAGTGATAGCGAAAATTCAAGAAAGGAACCAAAGGTCGTTCATCACGACCTTTGGTATATGGCGTGCCGTGGCCGATGCAAGGTGGCTTTCGTTGCATTGACTTTCCACCGTCATCTTTCTACGGCTTGCACATATTGAAAAAAAATTCAGGAGGAACACCGGGGCCTTATTCATGGCACCGCCGTCCCGCGCCAATCCTGCGCCGGGGACTGGGCGGGCGCATTGCGCTGGACATGATTTTGCTTCACTCGTTTGTTTGAAGATGAAAAGCCTTGGCCGGGACGATTGCGGCGTCGCCGGTTGCCCTTTTCCATTCTCGAGCCTTGGACAGTCGAACCAATTCGCGTCCAATGCTCCAGATCTTTGATAACGCACAAAATTACCCAAAAAGCGATGTCCGCTTTTTGCTTTTAGGCTGGAGAGGCTGGCAGCGATTGGAATCAAAAGCGAACTTTGACGAACCATCCGCCTTGATCCTCGATTCCAACATGCCTATCTCCCTCAAGCGCAGCTTGGATTGCTCCACAATGCTCCTGACTGAATTGATCGCCGCCGAGGCGGTTATCCCCTCGTTGAAGGCCAATACAAAAAAACAGGCGCTGCTTGATCTCAGCAACCGAGCGGCCCAGATTTCCGGTCTCGATGCGCGTGAGATTTTCGATGTCGTCCTGCAACGCGAACGGCTTGGATCAACGGGGATTGGCTCTGGCGTCGCCATTCCGCATGCCAAATTGGATAAGGCCCCCACGATTTTCGGCGTTTTCGCCCGCCTCGTTCGGCCGATCGATTTCGATGCGATCGATGGCGTGCCGGTCGATCTGATCTGCCTGTTGATCACGCCGGAATCGGCCGGCGCCGATCATCTCAAGGCTTTGGCGCGCCTTGCGCGCCTTTTTCGCGGTCCCGGCGTCATCGAAAAATTGCGCGCCGCCCGGGACGGATCAGCGCTCTATTCCGTCCTCACGGAGGAAGAGACCTCGCGCGCCGCCTGATCGCGGCGACGCAAAAACGCGCCGCCATAGAGGCAATCAGCACCAGGCGCGTTTTGCATAATTGATCAGATAGAGTTCTGGCTTCGCCCCAATCGCCGCCAATCCCTGAAACAAAGCCGCCTCGTCCATGATCAGGCGCGTGGGAATCTGACTGACCCAGGCTTTATGCGGGGGCTTGTTCTCGAAATGGGTCCTGAATGTCGCGACATCGAGAAAATCGATCAATCGTGGCAAGATTCCACCCGCGAAAGTCACTCCTCCCCGCGAGACGAAAGTCACCGCCATATCGCTGCTGAAGCGCGCCAGCAGCGATAGGAAAAGGCGGACCGTCGCAGCTTCTTCTCCCACCTCATTCTTATGAGCCTGTTCGATCAGCACCCCGACATCCTGTATCGCCTTCTCCGGTGGATGTTTCACCATGGTGAGCCGCGCCCGATGCAAACGCAAGAGACCAGGCCCAGAAAGAAGGCTTTCCGCGCTGATGCGCCCAAGTGGTTCCCGATCGATGTACGGCCAGAGCGCGGCTTCCTCGTCGCTCGCCGGCCCGAAATCCACATGTCCCGCCTCGCTTACCAAGGCATAATAAGCATCCTTGACCATCACCAAAGCCGCAACGCCCAGCCCGGTCCCCGGTCCCAGGATCACCTGAGCACCTGCTAGCTTCTCTCCTTGCGCGCCGATCGGATGGATGAGGTCTGGGCGTAAAACCGCCAGACTATAGGCCTGCGCCTCGAAATCATTCAGGAGCAACCCCTGCTCCAAGCCGAAGAGAGGCGCGACCGCCGCCCCATCGATCCTCCAATGGGCATTGGTCATCTGAACACACCGGTTCTGGACCGGCCCGGCGGCGCAGGCGATAAGCGAGCGTGGTTGAACGGCAAAATCCTCCAAAGCCACGGCCAAGGCTGCCTCAAAATTGAAGAAAGCCCCCGTCTTGCCGGCAAATCCCGTCCGTAATTCGCCGCCCGGCCGATCAACTATGGCGAAACGGACATTGGTTCCACCAATATCAGCCAGGAGATGGGGAAAGGGAAAATGCATGCCACGCTCCACGATCTGACTGTTTCTTGCGAATTCGAAAGGACCGGAACATGTTCCCGGTCAGCCATCCAAGTGACAAGGGCGAGTGACAAGGGCAAGTCGTAAGGGCAAATGACAAAGGGTATGCGTTAAGTGGCATTGGAAAGCTGGGCAGAAGAGCTTAAAACCCCCCGAAATCTGGCCGGAGGCTGTGCTTATGACCTTGCATTACAAACCGCTTTTCACTCTCGCCAAGGATACGACGCCCTATCGCAAGCTGACACAGAATGGTGTCCGCCTCGAAAAACTGGGCAATCACGAAATTCTTATGGTCGATCGTGAGGCGCTCCGCACCCTGGCCGATCAGGCAATGGCCGATATCAACCATCTGCTCCGGCCTGCCCATCTCGCCCAACTGACCAAAATCCTCGACGATCCCGAGGCGACGTCCAACGATAAATTCGTCGCCTATGATCTTTTGAAAAACGCCAATATCGCCGCGGGCGGCATATTGCCCATGTGCCAGGATACGGGCACCGCGATCGTCATGGGCAAGAAAGGCCGTCTCGTCTTTACCGATGGCGAGGACGAAAGCGCGCTGGCCGAGGGGATCAAGGACGCCTATGAGCGCAAGAACCTGCGTTATTCGCAGCTCGCGCCGATCTCCATGTTCGAGGAAAAGAACACCAAGAACAATCTCCCGGCGCAGATCGAAATCTATGCCGAGGGTGAGGACGCCTACAAATTCCTGTTCGTCGCCAAAGGCGGCGGTTCAGCCAATAAAACCTTCCTGTTCCAGGCGACCCCCTCTCTTCTCACGCATGATCGGCTTATCGCCTTCCTGCACGAAAAGATCCTGACACTCGGCACGGCCGCCTGCCCTCCCTATCATCTCGCCATCGTCATCGGCGGGACATCGGCGGAATATAATCTGAAGACCGTCAAACTCGCTTCGACCCATTATCTCGACGGCCTGCCCATCGAGGGCGGCGAAGATGGCCACGCCTTCCGCGATCTCGCCATGGAAGCGGAAATCTTCAAACTGACACAGCAACTCGGCGTCGGCGCGCAATTCGGCGGCAAATATTTCTGCCATGACGTGCGCGTCATCCGTCTGCCGCGCCATGGCGCCTCGCTGCCGATCGGTATTGGTGTCTCCTGCTCGGCCGATCGCCAGGCGCTCGGCAAGATCACCCGCGAGGGCGTGTTCCTGGAAGAACTGGAACATGATCCGGCGAAATATCTGCCGCATGTCGATGAAGCCAAGCTCGGCGGCGAGGTCGTCAATATCGACCTGACCAAGCCGATGAGCGAGATTCTCGCGACTTTGTCAAAATATCCGATCAAGACGCGGCTATCTCTCACCGGCCCGATGATCGTCGCGCGCGATCTCGCCCATGCGAAGATCCGCGAAAGGCTGGAGCGCGGCGAGCCCATGCCGGATTATTTCAAGAACCATCCGGTCTATTACGCGGGTCCCGCCAAGACACCGGAAGGCTATGCCTCGGGCTCGTTTGGGCCGACCACGGCCGGTCGCATGGATTCCTATGTCGATCAATTCCAGGCGGCGGGCGGCTCCATGGTCATGCTCGCCAAGGGCAATCGCTCAGCCCAGGTGCGCGAGGCCTGCGCCAAGCATCACGGCTTCTATCTCGGCTCGATCGGCGGCCCAGCGGCAAGGCTCGCCAAGGATTGCATCAAAAAGGTCGAGGTCCTCGAATATCCGGAGCTCGGCATGGAAGCGATCTGGAAGATCGAGGTCGAGAATTTCCCCGCTTTCATTGTCATCGATGACAAGGGCAATGATTTCTTCAAGGAATTGCATCTGGGATAAGAGCAAGAGTCACGACCGACTCTTGCGTCCTTCTCAAAACAAAAGCGCGGCTCGATCTTCGAGCCGCGCTTTTGTTTGTTTATAAGGGTCAGCCCATCAGGCCATTTAGTGCGCTGTCACAGTCGCCACGGTCGCAAGTTCTGCCGTCGCCTGAGCGACGGGTGAAGCGGCCTTCACCGTCTTCTCTTCGGGCTTTGGCTTGACAGCCTCGGCGGCGGGGGACGGCGCAACCGGCGCGGGCTTGTGACGCGGCGCAGGCACCACGGCCTGAGCCGGATGCTGCGTGGTCGCGGTTTTAGCCGGGGCGGCTGGTGGCTCGACCTTGGCATTGACGGGCGACGCCGGCGCGACCGCGGGCTGGATACTGCCAACCGCCGTATCCGCAGGCGTATCAGTCGGCTTGTCCGCTGATTTCCAGTTGAAGAAACGTCCCATATTGAAGAAGGAACTGCCCGTTGCCTCGGCTTGCTGCGTTGGCGCCGTTGCCTGCGCAGCTTGAGCTGGAGCCTGGGAACCCGCAGACACCGCAGGAGAAGCTGGACCTGAGGTTGAGCCTCCCGCCGTTGCCGGTTGCGGCTGGGCCGACGCCATGGCTTGCGTGGGAACGGCCGGCCCGGTCACAGGGGCCGCGACAGCAGGCTGGAACTTATCCTTCTTGTTCTTGGGATTCGGTTTCCCCTCGTCCATGTCATAATCCACCGGCGCCTGCGCCAGGGCCTCGGGCCGGCTGACTTCACCCTGCCG contains:
- a CDS encoding PTS sugar transporter subunit IIA, which produces MLLTELIAAEAVIPSLKANTKKQALLDLSNRAAQISGLDAREIFDVVLQRERLGSTGIGSGVAIPHAKLDKAPTIFGVFARLVRPIDFDAIDGVPVDLICLLITPESAGADHLKALARLARLFRGPGVIEKLRAARDGSALYSVLTEEETSRAA
- a CDS encoding glucokinase, translated to MHFPFPHLLADIGGTNVRFAIVDRPGGELRTGFAGKTGAFFNFEAALAVALEDFAVQPRSLIACAAGPVQNRCVQMTNAHWRIDGAAVAPLFGLEQGLLLNDFEAQAYSLAVLRPDLIHPIGAQGEKLAGAQVILGPGTGLGVAALVMVKDAYYALVSEAGHVDFGPASDEEAALWPYIDREPLGRISAESLLSGPGLLRLHRARLTMVKHPPEKAIQDVGVLIEQAHKNEVGEEAATVRLFLSLLARFSSDMAVTFVSRGGVTFAGGILPRLIDFLDVATFRTHFENKPPHKAWVSQIPTRLIMDEAALFQGLAAIGAKPELYLINYAKRAWC
- a CDS encoding fumarate hydratase, with product MTLHYKPLFTLAKDTTPYRKLTQNGVRLEKLGNHEILMVDREALRTLADQAMADINHLLRPAHLAQLTKILDDPEATSNDKFVAYDLLKNANIAAGGILPMCQDTGTAIVMGKKGRLVFTDGEDESALAEGIKDAYERKNLRYSQLAPISMFEEKNTKNNLPAQIEIYAEGEDAYKFLFVAKGGGSANKTFLFQATPSLLTHDRLIAFLHEKILTLGTAACPPYHLAIVIGGTSAEYNLKTVKLASTHYLDGLPIEGGEDGHAFRDLAMEAEIFKLTQQLGVGAQFGGKYFCHDVRVIRLPRHGASLPIGIGVSCSADRQALGKITREGVFLEELEHDPAKYLPHVDEAKLGGEVVNIDLTKPMSEILATLSKYPIKTRLSLTGPMIVARDLAHAKIRERLERGEPMPDYFKNHPVYYAGPAKTPEGYASGSFGPTTAGRMDSYVDQFQAAGGSMVMLAKGNRSAQVREACAKHHGFYLGSIGGPAARLAKDCIKKVEVLEYPELGMEAIWKIEVENFPAFIVIDDKGNDFFKELHLG